The Thermococcus sp. 21S7 genome has a window encoding:
- a CDS encoding glycosyltransferase family 4 protein — protein MDREKLLIISPHTKVKLKDMPTEGVESRISTLARLLTKDKEIIIIEPSDLKNSKEHGVRYHFYAFDFVKIKNMRLGSYFLFLNPFYYYALFRALKKHSPSMILISQPWGVFSTYLVVRKIFGSTSFIVHDSHNVESEYAKIIVKDKNIPWIIRLFYLVTINFIEKLSVYYADYTLAISYDNKKTFINKYKVIPEKIIVAPPLITVNRLSKNERANKGNNQIWAVFHGIYRTVQNKEAIVIIKNKLAKEFKKYKNFRFIIFGKGVPKINDDIVLSLGFVENIYELLEKCDIAVIPLKSGEGVKLKMLDYMTVGLPIVTTKKGAEGLELVNGKHAIIVDDVNENFVRAIKYLIENPKIRRKLGHNTKELAKKKHTRIELNGQYIRGNLT, from the coding sequence GCACGTTTACTGACCAAAGACAAAGAAATCATAATTATTGAGCCTTCAGATTTAAAGAATAGCAAAGAACATGGTGTCAGATATCATTTCTACGCGTTCGACTTTGTGAAAATAAAAAATATGCGACTAGGTTCGTATTTCCTGTTTCTAAACCCATTCTATTACTATGCACTCTTTAGAGCCCTAAAAAAGCATTCTCCATCTATGATATTGATAAGCCAGCCGTGGGGAGTTTTTTCTACGTACTTAGTTGTAAGAAAAATTTTTGGAAGTACCTCATTTATTGTGCATGACTCTCACAATGTCGAAAGTGAATACGCAAAGATCATAGTAAAAGATAAAAATATCCCATGGATCATAAGACTGTTTTATCTTGTGACTATAAACTTTATTGAAAAATTATCTGTATACTATGCCGATTATACACTGGCAATAAGCTATGATAACAAAAAAACATTTATTAACAAATATAAAGTAATCCCAGAGAAAATAATTGTTGCTCCCCCACTAATCACAGTCAACAGACTTTCCAAAAATGAAAGGGCCAATAAAGGAAATAATCAAATCTGGGCAGTCTTTCATGGCATCTACAGAACTGTTCAAAACAAGGAGGCAATTGTCATTATAAAAAATAAGCTTGCAAAAGAATTTAAAAAATATAAAAACTTCAGGTTTATAATCTTTGGAAAAGGAGTTCCTAAGATTAACGATGATATTGTACTCTCTCTTGGGTTTGTTGAAAATATATATGAGCTTCTTGAGAAATGTGACATTGCAGTTATCCCACTAAAAAGTGGAGAAGGTGTTAAGCTTAAGATGTTAGATTACATGACTGTAGGGTTACCAATAGTAACAACCAAAAAAGGCGCTGAAGGATTGGAACTGGTAAACGGTAAGCATGCAATAATAGTCGATGATGTAAATGAAAACTTCGTGAGGGCGATTAAATATCTAATTGAAAATCCAAAAATTAGACGAAAACTTGGACACAACACAAAGGAACTAGCTAAGAAAAAACACACGAGAATAGAGCTTAATGGACAATATATCAGAGGGAATCTC